Proteins from one Cellulosilyticum lentocellum DSM 5427 genomic window:
- a CDS encoding patatin-like phospholipase family protein, with protein sequence MTNSSLGLIVEGGGMRGAYAAGILEAFLDHDLYFPYAIGVSAGANTLCSYLSRQKGRNERLYTKWITDKRFIGWKNFFREGGYFGMNFLFDDLPKHLDPFDFETFKQTDTIFKVGVTHCESGNPHYFEPTKANNLDDTDRMLRASSSLPFISKVVEIEGEHYLDGGLCNSIPIDKSIADGNQKNVIVLTRNAGYRKHYSKNMHRLAKAYGKKYPEVVRCIATRYQHYNQTLESINQLEKEGSVFILRPELPLEVDRFEKDVDKLKVLFEQGYEQAITAIPHLKNWL encoded by the coding sequence ATGACAAATAGTTCACTCGGTCTTATTGTAGAAGGAGGGGGGATGCGTGGTGCCTATGCCGCTGGTATTTTGGAAGCCTTTCTAGATCATGACCTATACTTCCCTTATGCTATTGGTGTCTCTGCTGGGGCCAACACCTTATGCAGTTATTTATCTAGGCAAAAAGGAAGAAACGAGCGTCTTTATACCAAATGGATTACTGATAAACGTTTTATCGGTTGGAAAAATTTCTTTAGGGAAGGTGGTTACTTTGGCATGAATTTTTTATTTGACGACTTGCCTAAGCACCTTGATCCTTTTGATTTTGAAACCTTTAAGCAAACGGATACTATTTTCAAGGTAGGGGTTACCCATTGTGAATCTGGTAACCCTCATTATTTTGAACCTACTAAAGCCAATAACCTTGACGACACAGACCGTATGCTACGTGCTTCTAGTAGCCTTCCCTTTATTTCAAAAGTGGTGGAAATAGAAGGTGAACATTATCTAGACGGTGGGCTTTGCAACTCGATTCCTATTGATAAATCCATAGCAGATGGTAATCAAAAAAATGTCATTGTTTTAACACGTAATGCAGGTTATCGTAAGCACTATTCTAAAAATATGCATCGCTTAGCAAAGGCCTATGGAAAAAAGTATCCCGAAGTCGTTCGTTGTATTGCCACTCGCTATCAACATTATAATCAAACTTTAGAAAGCATTAATCAATTGGAAAAAGAAGGTTCTGTTTTTATTTTAAGACCCGAACTTCCTTTAGAAGTTGATCGCTTTGAAAAGGATGTAGATAAATTAAAAGTTCTTTTTGAACAAGGCTATGAGCAAGCTATTACTGCAATACCTCATTTAAAAAATTGGCTTTAA
- a CDS encoding DedA family protein — MTFITQFIDWLMTFVGELGYIGIFIVIGLEYACFPIPSEVVLPFVGMSIPQTNLSFFPAFLISILAGLVGSYICYFIGYYGGQPLLNKFSSSSKGIHKAMNTFNSWFGRYGRLAVFFSRVIPLTRTYISLFAGVNAMPLLEFSLYSITGIAIWNLILMSLGFYLGNNWEAIEGILNTYSNIVLVLLAIVIILFVLKKWSDAKKIS; from the coding sequence ATGACATTTATCACACAATTTATTGATTGGCTAATGACTTTCGTTGGCGAATTAGGTTATATCGGTATTTTTATTGTAATTGGTCTAGAATATGCTTGTTTCCCTATTCCCAGTGAAGTGGTGCTTCCTTTTGTAGGTATGAGCATTCCACAGACTAACCTCAGCTTCTTTCCTGCTTTTCTTATAAGTATACTCGCTGGCTTAGTTGGTTCTTATATTTGCTATTTCATTGGTTATTATGGCGGGCAACCTCTTTTAAATAAATTCTCTAGCTCTTCTAAAGGCATCCATAAAGCAATGAATACTTTTAATAGCTGGTTTGGTCGTTATGGCCGCCTAGCTGTTTTCTTTTCTAGAGTTATTCCTCTTACAAGAACATATATTTCTCTTTTTGCTGGTGTTAATGCTATGCCACTTTTAGAATTCTCTCTTTATTCTATTACAGGTATTGCCATCTGGAACCTTATTTTAATGAGTTTAGGCTTTTATCTAGGCAATAATTGGGAAGCTATTGAAGGCATTTTAAATACCTATAGTAATATTGTTTTAGTTCTATTAGCCATAGTCATCATCCTCTTTGTCTTAAAAAAATGGTCTGATGCTAAGAAAATCAGCTAA
- a CDS encoding ABC-F family ATP-binding cassette domain-containing protein codes for MITVNNMSLQFAGKTLFKDVNLKFTPENCYGVIGANGAGKSTFLKILSGELDSTTGEVSIPKNIRMSVLKQDHYQYDECQVLETVIRGNARLYEIMQEKDALYAKEDFTDADGERAAELEGEFAELNGWEADSEAAQLLQGLGIGTDLHYALMKDLQGGEKVKVLLAQALFGQPGILLLDEPTNHLDIDSVEWLEDFLLDFPGTVIVVSHDRHFLNTVCTHTVDIDFGKIRMYVGNYDFWYESSQMMQQLMKAQNKKKEDQIKELQNFITRFSANKSKAKQATSRRKLLDKLTFDEMPASSRKYPFVRFTPDREVGNEILTVEGLTKTVDGVKVLDNVSFRVNKDDKIVFIGENEIAQTTLFKILAGELEPDAGTFKWGVTTSQSYFPKDNTEFFEGCDLNLIDWLRQYSEDQTESYLRGFLGRMLFAGEDSLKAAKVLSGGEKVRCMLSRMMLSGANVIMLDQPTNHLDLESITAVNDGLIEFKGNVLFTSHDHQFIQTIANRVIEITETGTIDRLGTYDEFLAFKKSNK; via the coding sequence ATGATTACAGTAAACAACATGAGCCTGCAATTTGCAGGAAAAACACTGTTTAAAGATGTTAACCTTAAATTTACACCTGAAAATTGCTATGGCGTTATTGGGGCAAATGGTGCTGGAAAATCAACTTTCTTAAAAATCTTATCAGGTGAATTAGACAGTACGACAGGTGAAGTTTCTATTCCTAAGAACATTCGTATGTCTGTTCTTAAACAAGATCATTATCAATATGACGAATGTCAAGTATTAGAAACAGTTATCCGTGGTAATGCAAGACTTTATGAAATCATGCAAGAAAAAGATGCATTATATGCGAAAGAAGATTTCACAGATGCTGATGGTGAAAGAGCAGCAGAACTAGAAGGTGAATTTGCTGAACTCAATGGTTGGGAAGCAGATTCAGAAGCTGCTCAATTACTTCAAGGGTTAGGCATCGGAACAGATTTACACTATGCTTTAATGAAAGATCTTCAAGGTGGAGAGAAAGTAAAAGTTCTTCTTGCGCAAGCTTTATTTGGTCAGCCAGGAATCTTGCTTCTAGATGAGCCTACTAACCACTTAGATATTGATTCAGTAGAGTGGCTTGAAGATTTCTTATTAGATTTCCCTGGAACTGTTATTGTTGTATCCCATGACCGTCACTTCTTAAATACAGTTTGTACACATACAGTAGATATTGACTTTGGTAAGATTAGAATGTACGTAGGTAACTATGACTTCTGGTATGAATCAAGTCAAATGATGCAACAATTAATGAAAGCACAAAATAAGAAGAAAGAAGATCAAATTAAAGAACTTCAAAACTTCATTACACGTTTCTCAGCTAATAAATCAAAAGCGAAACAAGCAACTTCTCGTCGTAAATTACTTGATAAGTTAACGTTCGATGAAATGCCTGCTTCTTCAAGAAAATATCCATTCGTTAGATTTACACCAGATCGTGAAGTTGGGAATGAAATCTTAACAGTAGAAGGTCTTACAAAAACAGTAGATGGCGTAAAAGTACTTGATAATGTAAGTTTCCGCGTTAATAAAGATGATAAAATCGTATTTATTGGAGAAAACGAAATTGCACAAACAACTTTATTTAAGATTTTAGCTGGAGAACTTGAGCCGGATGCAGGAACATTTAAATGGGGTGTAACAACTTCACAATCTTACTTCCCTAAAGATAATACAGAGTTCTTTGAAGGCTGTGACCTTAACCTTATTGATTGGTTACGTCAATATTCAGAAGATCAAACAGAAAGTTATCTTCGTGGTTTCCTTGGTCGTATGCTTTTTGCAGGAGAAGATTCACTTAAAGCTGCAAAAGTATTATCAGGGGGAGAAAAAGTACGTTGTATGCTTTCTCGTATGATGCTATCTGGGGCTAATGTTATTATGCTTGATCAACCTACTAACCACTTAGACCTTGAGTCTATTACAGCGGTAAATGATGGTTTAATTGAATTCAAAGGCAATGTGCTTTTCACTTCACATGACCATCAATTCATTCAAACAATTGCGAACCGCGTGATTGAAATTACAGAAACAGGTACAATTGATCGTCTTGGAACTTATGATGAGTTCTTAGCTTTCAAAAAAAGTAATAAGTAA
- a CDS encoding glycoside hydrolase family 5 protein, with protein MQFQKLKYIVPLCLLTLSVGCQSTSSTPTIHETPIASTNQATSTPSPTPTPTPTPTPAPPLTLKATAILEAPSFQEGTPVFTHGALEVNGIHIIDKNSEVFQLRGVSTHGIQWYSQYTTEETFKTLRDDWQINAIRLALYADTESRYPENQEAYTTILENAITAATNLGLYVIVDWHILADGDPLLHQEDASTFFDYFATKYQNYPNLIFELCNEPNGGKVSWDESIKPYADTLLKVIRKNSPNTLVIVGTPKWCQSPLSVVRNRIDDPQVVYAFHFYANSHKDPLRETLENAIVKYELPLFVSEFGTCDASGTGDINIEQSNTWLDLLDQYQISWMNWSLCDKDESSALLVPNASSANWSDEALTENGHFIKARLQSYTK; from the coding sequence ATGCAGTTTCAAAAACTTAAATATATAGTACCTCTTTGTTTACTCACTTTATCAGTAGGTTGTCAGTCAACTTCTTCTACACCCACTATTCACGAGACACCTATAGCTTCTACAAATCAAGCGACATCTACACCATCTCCAACACCTACTCCTACGCCAACACCTACTCCTGCTCCCCCTCTGACATTAAAGGCCACTGCCATTTTAGAAGCTCCTAGCTTCCAAGAAGGAACACCTGTTTTCACACATGGTGCACTGGAGGTTAATGGCATTCATATTATAGATAAGAACAGTGAAGTTTTCCAATTGCGCGGTGTTAGTACCCATGGTATTCAATGGTATAGCCAGTATACAACCGAAGAAACCTTTAAAACACTTCGTGATGATTGGCAAATTAATGCCATTCGTTTAGCACTTTATGCTGATACCGAATCTCGATATCCAGAAAATCAAGAAGCTTATACTACTATCTTAGAAAACGCTATTACAGCTGCCACTAACTTAGGTCTTTATGTCATAGTTGATTGGCATATATTAGCAGATGGTGATCCTCTTTTACATCAAGAAGATGCCAGTACCTTCTTTGATTATTTTGCGACCAAATATCAAAATTATCCTAATCTAATTTTCGAACTCTGTAATGAACCAAATGGTGGCAAAGTCAGTTGGGATGAGTCTATCAAACCTTATGCAGATACACTCTTAAAGGTCATTCGTAAAAATTCTCCTAACACTTTAGTGATTGTAGGTACACCTAAATGGTGTCAAAGTCCTCTATCAGTAGTCAGAAATCGTATTGATGATCCTCAGGTTGTTTATGCCTTTCATTTCTATGCAAACTCCCATAAGGATCCTCTAAGAGAAACTTTAGAAAATGCTATTGTTAAATATGAACTACCTCTATTTGTTAGCGAATTTGGTACTTGTGATGCTTCAGGTACAGGTGACATCAATATAGAACAATCCAATACCTGGTTAGACTTATTAGATCAATATCAAATCAGCTGGATGAATTGGAGCTTATGTGATAAAGATGAGTCTTCTGCACTTTTGGTGCCTAATGCTTCATCTGCTAATTGGTCTGATGAAGCATTAACAGAAAATGGACATTTCATTAAGGCAAGACTACAATCCTATACCAAATAG
- a CDS encoding ABC-F family ATP-binding cassette domain-containing protein, which produces MILLSLNNIKKTYGEKVIFNDLSLGIDDTEKIGMIGINGTGKSSLLKIMAGLETPDGGEVITSNELVIEYLPQNPEFDEESTVIEQVFKGNSSFMMVLRDYEKAMAQLEKEPEDEGLQLKLLKLSEKMDAEGAWQLESEAKAVLTKLGIQNFNQKVSELSGGQRKKIALAGALIRPCNLLILDEPTNHLDNDTIDYLEELLKNKRCGVVMVTHDRYFLERITNRIVELDQGKLYKYEGNYEAYLEQKAERESIEERMREKNFSLYKKELEWMRKGVEARRTKQKARKERFYDLEGSLEGNYKQNLEMSLGTSRLGKKIISLENISKRFGNQQVIHDFTYTVVRDDRIGIIGNNGMGKSTLLNLITERVLPDSGKIEIGETVKIGYYTQENKEMDTKLRVIDYIKERGEYVKTADGSLISASKMLERFLFPPILQYTPIEKLSGGERRRLYLLGVLMEDINVLFLDEPTNDLDIHTLQILEEYIDDFNGPVIAISHDRYFLDRVAEKIFAYEGDGNIVYIPGNYSDYKERQLQQEAIKEEIKKVKPVTSKKSSASTTKLKFTYKEKLEYEKIDEVIETLEKEIQQIEEEMSMNASHYGRLQELMNEKQAKEEKLMYQMERWEYLNELAERIAKES; this is translated from the coding sequence ATGATTTTATTATCCTTAAATAATATTAAAAAAACTTATGGGGAGAAGGTCATTTTTAATGATCTCTCATTAGGTATTGATGATACAGAAAAAATAGGCATGATTGGAATCAATGGGACAGGAAAAAGTAGTTTATTAAAGATTATGGCAGGTTTAGAAACGCCTGATGGTGGAGAAGTAATTACCTCTAATGAATTAGTGATTGAATATCTTCCTCAAAATCCAGAATTTGATGAAGAATCAACTGTTATAGAACAAGTTTTTAAAGGGAATTCTTCTTTTATGATGGTACTACGAGATTATGAAAAGGCAATGGCTCAGTTAGAGAAGGAACCAGAAGATGAAGGCTTGCAGCTTAAATTACTAAAGCTAAGCGAAAAGATGGATGCAGAAGGTGCTTGGCAATTAGAAAGTGAAGCAAAGGCAGTATTAACTAAATTAGGAATTCAGAATTTTAATCAAAAGGTGAGTGAGTTATCAGGGGGGCAACGCAAAAAAATTGCTTTAGCAGGAGCCTTAATTAGACCTTGCAATTTACTTATTTTAGATGAGCCAACTAACCATTTAGATAATGATACGATTGATTATTTAGAAGAACTTCTTAAAAATAAACGTTGTGGAGTTGTAATGGTTACGCATGACCGTTATTTCTTGGAGCGTATTACTAACCGTATTGTGGAATTAGACCAAGGAAAGCTATATAAATATGAAGGAAACTATGAAGCTTATCTAGAACAAAAAGCAGAGCGTGAAAGTATTGAAGAGCGTATGCGCGAGAAAAACTTCTCCTTATATAAGAAAGAATTAGAGTGGATGAGAAAAGGGGTAGAAGCAAGGCGTACGAAACAAAAAGCGAGAAAAGAACGTTTTTATGACTTAGAAGGAAGTTTAGAGGGAAACTACAAACAGAATCTAGAAATGAGTTTAGGCACAAGCAGATTAGGAAAGAAAATTATTAGTCTTGAAAATATAAGCAAGCGTTTTGGAAATCAACAAGTGATCCATGATTTTACCTATACTGTCGTAAGAGATGACCGCATTGGGATTATTGGAAATAATGGAATGGGAAAATCTACTTTACTTAACCTCATTACAGAGCGCGTCTTACCAGATAGCGGAAAGATTGAAATTGGTGAAACCGTTAAGATTGGCTATTATACACAGGAAAATAAGGAGATGGATACCAAGCTTCGTGTCATTGATTACATTAAAGAACGCGGCGAATATGTTAAAACAGCAGATGGCAGTTTGATTTCAGCAAGTAAAATGTTAGAACGATTTTTATTCCCTCCTATCCTTCAATATACGCCTATTGAGAAACTTTCAGGAGGAGAAAGAAGAAGACTTTATTTGTTAGGTGTTTTAATGGAAGATATTAATGTTCTTTTTTTAGATGAGCCTACTAATGACTTGGATATTCATACCCTTCAGATTTTGGAGGAGTATATAGATGATTTTAATGGGCCTGTTATTGCTATTTCTCATGATCGTTATTTCTTAGATCGTGTTGCAGAGAAAATCTTTGCTTACGAAGGAGATGGCAATATTGTTTATATACCAGGTAATTATTCAGATTATAAAGAACGCCAATTGCAACAAGAAGCCATAAAAGAAGAAATTAAAAAAGTAAAGCCCGTAACTAGCAAAAAAAGTTCAGCGTCAACAACTAAACTTAAATTTACTTATAAAGAAAAATTAGAGTATGAAAAGATTGATGAAGTAATCGAGACTTTAGAAAAAGAAATTCAACAAATAGAAGAAGAAATGAGTATGAATGCTTCTCATTATGGACGCCTGCAAGAACTTATGAATGAGAAACAAGCTAAAGAAGAAAAATTGATGTATCAAATGGAACGTTGGGAATATTTAAACGAGTTAGCAGAGCGTATTGCAAAGGAATCTTAG
- the rpsA gene encoding 30S ribosomal protein S1: protein MEENLTMADLMAEVDKSMTRIYRGQILPAKVALVGEQGVIVNIGYHADGLIPWQEVAYDEIDRTSIKEDDTFDVYVMKVDDGEGNVLVSKRRAEAETAIEEIQELFEKKATFTVHVKEVVKGGVVAPIKGLRGFIPGSQLTNTYVADLAAFVGKDIEVEIIEFVPKSKKLVLSGKRIATEKAQAEKTQKLAALVEGEKVSGTVTKLMPYGAFVDLGGVEGLVHNTDLSWVRIKHPSDVVKEGDKVDVIISSVDQSTGKIALSLKDMTTDPWLLAVSNFEVGDVVPAKVTRFASFGAFAAIADGLEGLIHISQISEKRINKPEEALEIGQEVQAKIVTIDKEAKKIGLSLKELEAAKMDEEISEYMTSGDEKVTLGDVLGSEL, encoded by the coding sequence ATGGAAGAAAATCTAACCATGGCGGACTTAATGGCAGAAGTAGATAAATCAATGACACGTATATATAGAGGTCAAATCTTACCAGCTAAAGTAGCACTTGTTGGTGAACAAGGTGTTATTGTGAATATTGGGTATCATGCAGATGGCCTTATTCCTTGGCAAGAAGTAGCTTATGATGAAATAGATCGTACAAGCATCAAAGAAGACGATACTTTTGATGTTTATGTTATGAAAGTAGATGATGGTGAAGGCAATGTTCTTGTATCTAAAAGAAGAGCAGAAGCTGAAACAGCTATAGAGGAAATTCAAGAATTATTTGAAAAGAAAGCAACTTTTACAGTACATGTAAAAGAAGTTGTTAAAGGTGGGGTTGTAGCACCTATTAAGGGACTTCGTGGATTTATTCCAGGTTCCCAATTAACGAATACTTATGTAGCCGACCTTGCGGCTTTCGTTGGTAAAGATATAGAAGTTGAAATTATTGAGTTTGTTCCTAAATCTAAAAAACTTGTTTTATCAGGTAAACGTATTGCAACAGAAAAAGCACAAGCAGAAAAAACACAAAAACTTGCTGCTCTTGTAGAAGGTGAAAAAGTATCAGGAACAGTAACAAAATTAATGCCATATGGTGCTTTTGTAGATCTTGGTGGTGTTGAAGGTCTTGTGCATAATACAGATCTTTCATGGGTACGTATTAAACACCCTTCAGATGTGGTAAAAGAAGGCGATAAAGTAGATGTGATTATTTCTTCTGTAGATCAAAGTACAGGTAAAATTGCATTAAGCTTAAAAGATATGACAACAGATCCATGGTTACTTGCAGTAAGCAACTTTGAAGTAGGTGATGTTGTGCCAGCCAAAGTGACACGTTTTGCAAGCTTTGGTGCTTTTGCTGCTATTGCAGATGGTTTAGAAGGTTTAATTCACATTTCTCAAATTAGTGAAAAACGTATTAACAAACCAGAAGAAGCTTTAGAAATCGGTCAAGAAGTACAAGCTAAAATCGTTACAATCGATAAAGAAGCTAAAAAAATTGGTCTTTCTCTTAAAGAGTTAGAAGCAGCTAAAATGGATGAAGAAATCAGCGAATATATGACATCAGGTGATGAAAAAGTAACACTTGGTGATGTACTTGGTAGTGAGCTTTAA
- a CDS encoding valine--tRNA ligase, giving the protein MKQLEKVYDPSSVEERLYHQWMEKGYFHAEVEKDKKPFTIVMPPPNITGQLHMGHALDNTLQDILTRYKRMQGFNTLWVPGTDHASIATEVKVVEKIAAEGLTKEDLGREGFLEKVWEWKEQYGGRIVEQLKKLGSSCDWDRERFTMDEGCSEAVQEVFIRLYEKGYIYRGSRIINWCPVCGTSISDAEVEHEEKEGHFWHLRYPVVGSDEFVQLATTRPETMLGDTAIAVNPEDERYAHLVGKKVRIPLVNREIPVVADSYVDKEFGTGVVKITPAHDPNDFEVGKRHDLPEICVMNDDGSMNDLCGKYAGMDRYEARKALVADLEAAGFLVKVEPHTHNVGTHDRCKCVIEPMIKAQWFVKMEEMAKPAIEAVKSGELNLVPKRMEKTYYNWLENIRDWCISRQLWWGHRIPAYYCQDCGEIIIAREKPHTCSKCSGSNFVQDEDTLDTWFSSALWPFSTLGWPENTEELKHFYPTSVLVTGYDIIFFWVIRMVFSGIEQMGEIPFKDVLFHGLVRAADGRKMSKSLGNGVDPLEVIEKYGADALRLTLVTGNAPGNDMRFYYERVEANRNFGNKLWNAARFIMMNYEGEDINLTVDLKDLIPADKWILSKVNTLAKEVTDNMDKYDLGVAVQKLYDFAWEEFCDWYIEMVKPRLYNKEDVTRPAALWTLKTVMTQILKMLHPYMPFITEEIFLGLQDQEDSIMISTWPAFIEEWNFKAEEEEINLIKEAVRNIRNLRSEMNVPPSRKAKVFVVSEDEKVISTFENGKVFFAVLGYASEIVIQKDNTGIDSDAVSVVIPNATVYIPFADLVDIEKELDRLAKEKAKLEGEVERVNKKLANEGFVAKAPAKLLEEEKAKKEKYETMLEAVVERIAHLSK; this is encoded by the coding sequence ATGAAGCAGTTAGAAAAAGTATATGATCCAAGTAGCGTTGAAGAGCGCCTTTATCATCAATGGATGGAAAAAGGTTATTTTCATGCCGAAGTAGAAAAAGATAAAAAACCTTTTACAATTGTGATGCCACCACCCAATATCACAGGGCAACTTCACATGGGTCATGCTCTTGATAATACCCTTCAAGATATTTTAACACGTTACAAACGTATGCAAGGTTTTAATACCCTTTGGGTACCAGGAACAGACCATGCGAGTATTGCAACAGAAGTTAAAGTGGTAGAAAAAATTGCAGCTGAAGGGCTTACAAAAGAAGATTTAGGCCGTGAAGGTTTCTTAGAAAAAGTATGGGAGTGGAAAGAGCAATATGGTGGCCGTATTGTAGAACAGCTTAAAAAATTAGGTTCTTCTTGTGATTGGGATAGAGAACGCTTTACCATGGATGAAGGCTGTTCAGAAGCTGTACAAGAGGTTTTCATTAGACTTTATGAAAAAGGTTATATTTACAGAGGCTCACGTATTATTAACTGGTGTCCAGTTTGTGGGACTTCTATTTCAGATGCAGAAGTAGAACATGAGGAAAAAGAAGGTCATTTCTGGCATCTTCGTTATCCTGTAGTAGGTAGTGATGAATTTGTACAATTAGCAACAACAAGACCTGAAACTATGCTTGGAGATACTGCCATTGCTGTTAACCCAGAAGATGAACGTTATGCTCACTTAGTGGGTAAAAAGGTTCGTATTCCACTTGTGAATCGTGAGATTCCAGTCGTAGCAGATTCTTATGTTGATAAAGAATTTGGAACAGGTGTTGTTAAAATTACACCAGCACATGACCCTAATGACTTCGAAGTAGGTAAACGTCATGACTTACCAGAAATCTGTGTCATGAATGATGACGGCAGTATGAATGACCTTTGTGGTAAATATGCAGGTATGGATCGTTATGAAGCAAGAAAAGCTTTAGTAGCTGATTTAGAAGCAGCAGGTTTCCTTGTAAAAGTAGAACCTCATACGCATAATGTAGGAACACATGACCGTTGTAAATGTGTTATTGAACCAATGATCAAGGCACAATGGTTTGTAAAAATGGAAGAAATGGCTAAACCTGCTATTGAAGCTGTTAAAAGCGGTGAACTCAATCTTGTACCAAAACGTATGGAAAAAACCTATTACAACTGGCTTGAAAATATCAGAGATTGGTGTATTTCTCGTCAATTATGGTGGGGACACAGAATCCCTGCTTACTACTGTCAAGATTGTGGTGAAATTATTATTGCTAGAGAAAAACCTCATACATGCTCTAAATGTAGTGGTTCAAACTTTGTTCAAGATGAAGATACCCTTGATACATGGTTTAGCTCAGCGCTATGGCCATTCTCAACTTTAGGTTGGCCAGAAAATACAGAAGAGCTTAAACATTTCTATCCTACAAGTGTCCTTGTAACAGGTTATGATATTATTTTCTTCTGGGTTATCCGTATGGTATTCTCAGGTATTGAACAAATGGGAGAAATTCCATTTAAAGATGTTTTATTCCACGGGCTTGTACGTGCAGCTGATGGACGTAAAATGAGTAAATCACTTGGTAATGGGGTAGATCCACTTGAAGTGATTGAAAAATACGGTGCAGATGCTTTAAGACTCACACTTGTAACAGGTAATGCACCTGGTAATGATATGCGTTTCTACTATGAAAGAGTAGAAGCTAACCGTAACTTTGGTAATAAATTATGGAATGCAGCACGTTTCATTATGATGAACTATGAAGGAGAGGATATTAATTTAACAGTAGACTTAAAAGACTTAATTCCTGCTGATAAATGGATTCTTTCAAAAGTGAATACTTTAGCTAAGGAAGTAACCGATAATATGGATAAATATGACCTTGGTGTAGCTGTTCAAAAATTATATGACTTTGCATGGGAAGAGTTCTGCGACTGGTATATTGAAATGGTAAAACCACGTCTTTATAACAAAGAAGACGTTACAAGACCTGCAGCACTTTGGACTCTTAAGACAGTCATGACCCAGATTTTAAAAATGCTTCATCCCTATATGCCATTTATTACAGAAGAAATTTTCCTTGGTCTACAAGATCAAGAAGACTCTATCATGATTTCAACATGGCCTGCTTTTATAGAAGAGTGGAACTTTAAAGCTGAAGAAGAAGAAATTAACTTAATCAAAGAAGCTGTACGTAACATTCGTAACTTACGTAGTGAAATGAATGTACCACCATCAAGAAAAGCAAAAGTATTTGTTGTATCAGAAGATGAAAAAGTAATTAGCACCTTTGAAAATGGTAAGGTATTCTTTGCAGTACTAGGTTATGCTTCAGAAATTGTGATTCAAAAAGATAATACAGGTATTGATAGTGATGCTGTATCTGTAGTGATTCCAAATGCAACGGTTTATATTCCATTTGCTGATCTAGTAGATATCGAAAAAGAACTGGATCGTCTTGCTAAAGAAAAAGCAAAACTTGAAGGTGAAGTAGAACGTGTTAATAAAAAATTAGCAAATGAAGGCTTCGTAGCAAAAGCACCAGCCAAACTTTTAGAGGAAGAAAAAGCTAAAAAGGAAAAATACGAAACAATGCTTGAAGCCGTGGTAGAACGTATTGCACATTTAAGCAAATAA
- a CDS encoding LacI family DNA-binding transcriptional regulator, whose protein sequence is MAKGKVTMKDIAKELNISLATVSYVINHSEKEKISHDMRLKVLETAKRMGYVPNLSARSLVNRKSNLVGIMIHLKPDDPITKKQYYYDLAAHLQGELHQIGYDTVISMTHDLENIDIISKRSLEAAFIIDVDEKHFKKITSQYYVPIIFMDCDVELQLFYKVLPDYTFLLNQAKRMLGEPYPYLIMEDVINGKVRNTLMSDFKQEDIFIHKRHADMKAFLERHIGKKGIVIGENLGVQVERYIDSSQIVVIASGAARETLLPYTRYIEVSNKRKAEMGVHILKQLLTLKYDEAAETRILMLPD, encoded by the coding sequence ATGGCTAAGGGGAAAGTCACAATGAAAGACATAGCTAAAGAATTAAATATTTCTTTAGCTACGGTTTCTTATGTCATAAACCATTCAGAAAAAGAAAAAATTAGTCATGATATGAGACTCAAGGTATTAGAAACTGCTAAAAGAATGGGTTATGTCCCTAATTTATCTGCTAGATCCTTAGTAAATAGGAAAAGTAATTTAGTAGGGATTATGATTCATTTAAAACCTGATGACCCCATCACTAAAAAGCAATATTATTATGATTTAGCAGCTCACCTTCAAGGTGAGCTGCATCAAATAGGATATGATACAGTGATTTCTATGACACATGATCTTGAAAATATAGATATTATCTCTAAGCGTTCTTTAGAAGCTGCATTTATTATTGATGTAGATGAAAAACATTTTAAAAAAATTACAAGTCAATATTATGTTCCTATTATTTTTATGGATTGTGATGTTGAATTACAGCTGTTTTATAAAGTATTACCGGACTATACTTTTCTGTTAAACCAAGCTAAACGAATGCTAGGTGAACCCTATCCTTATTTAATAATGGAAGATGTGATTAATGGCAAAGTAAGAAATACTTTAATGAGTGATTTTAAGCAAGAAGATATTTTCATTCATAAAAGACATGCTGATATGAAAGCTTTTTTAGAACGGCATATAGGGAAAAAAGGTATTGTAATAGGTGAAAATCTAGGGGTACAAGTAGAGCGTTATATAGATTCTAGCCAAATAGTAGTGATTGCTTCAGGAGCGGCCAGAGAAACTTTATTACCATATACAAGATATATAGAAGTAAGTAATAAAAGAAAAGCTGAAATGGGTGTTCACATTCTAAAGCAGCTTTTAACTTTGAAATATGATGAAGCAGCAGAAACGAGAATTTTAATGTTACCAGATTAA